The Cryptomeria japonica chromosome 9, Sugi_1.0, whole genome shotgun sequence DNA segment CCCTGAGGGAAATCTAATGATTCAGATCCCCTGCTATATATGTTACGATTTTACTTGACCTTAAATATTTATAACAAGCCATTCTCGATTGCGTAGTCTATTGTTGACCGTTTCAAACATTGTAAAAAGAGAAAATCCTTTATTGtttccttttttatatatatttctcaCGATGATCGACATAAACTAGAGAGTGAACTTATCATGATTTCCCTCTAAAATAGCGACTCATTTCCTCATATTTTCATATCACAGTTTTTGTGTAATGGTATAAACTAGAGCTGCAATGGCCTCTCCGAGAATAAGCTATCTTATTTTCTCCATGTTGTGCATTCTCGTATTGTTGTCTGCAGGGGAAGATACAAAGGTATTTTTTCACTCTTCTCATTCATGCTATTGGATGTTTATAAACCTCAGTAAATTAGGTTTAACTAAATTGGAAGCATGAGAGTAATGTTTTCTGAATTGTTGTGGCAATAAGCTTTATGTGGTCTACATGGGCAACCTTCCATCACAAGCTAATGGAGATTCTCACACAGCAGCTGTGTCAATACACCATGATATGCTTGAATCTGTGCATTCAAGGTTATTTTATATCTTACCTATGATAATCTTTTTGTTGGGTTAGCAGTTTTCTATTTTGAAAGGACTGTAAATATAGGTGATGTCATTTGTTAAATAGCAATTCTAACTAACCCTACGTAATTATAATGTTGATGTTAAAGCCGGGAGGCAGCCCAGGAATCTTTGAAATATAGTTATGGGAAGAGCTTTGGTGGATTCGCAGCTATGCTTTCTCCATCTCAAGTCCAGCAACTCTCAAgtaaaataaattgaaaacattttatttttcttcttattttggaCATGGTTGGGAAAGCTGCATTCAATTACAGGCTCTAATGCAAATTGTTTTTCAATTATAGATATGGCCGGTGTGGTTTCTGTGTTTCAGAGCAAGCAACTGCAACTTTTAACGACAAGGTCATGGGATTTTATCGGCTTTCCTGCATCTGCTCAAAACACTAATTTGGCTTATCAAAGCGACATCATCATTGGTGTCATTGACACAGGTAAAATTGTCAAAACAAAAGAGTTTAATTTCCTGCTTTATAATATGTTATAgattagtttgaaatgtttttggatttgattgaatagtttttttttaatcaatgtttgggatcatattcattttttttaattaatgagtTTAATTTCCTGCTTTATAATATGTTATAgattagtttgaaatgtttttggatttgattgaatagtttttttttaatcaatgtttgggatcatattcattttttttaattaatgttgtCTACTGTCTActttttcatcttgatgatggatcattagACATGATGTCAAACATCGATGAGTAAAgttcacacaatcaaattcaaaaacattcTTTGTGACATTATGAAAAATTCATGCAATCAAAATTAGAAATATTCTTtttcatgttgatgagatgaaatccaaaattatttttttatttttttaaattgaaatgaaTAATGTCATAATGTTCAAGGTATTAATTTCCAGAGTATATGGTGTTGTAGGAATATGGCCAGAATCAGAAAGTTACAACGAGGTAGGATTTGGTCCAGTGCCATCCAAATGGAGGGGCGAATGTCACACAACATCTGATTTTCCCACTTGCAACAAGTCAGTTTAATTCCTGCTGTGTTTTATGTTGAATATTACCTCCAGTAGAATGAAATTAGATAATGATGCATTGCAAAAGAATACAGGACCAGgtgttttaattaataaatatagcCTTACTTGAATAGACAACTAACCAAGATATATTAAATTTCTAAAGTTAGAAGTAAACTTCCCTTCATCAAAAGAGTACAGACCAGGTGTCTTAATTAATAAATATGGCCCTACCTGAATAGACAACTAACCAAGATATATTAAATTCTAAAGTTACAAGTAATCTTCCCTTCATTATATTGCTGAAAGTATGGACAAGTTGGCAGGAAACTTGTTGGGGCAAAGTTTTATCGTACAAATGGAACGATACCATCAGGGGAGTTCCTATCTCCAAGAGATGGACATGGTCATGGAACACATACTTCCTCTACTGCTGCTGGAAATCATATAAACAATGCTAGTGTTTATGGTATTGGTCAAGGAAGCGCACGAGGTGGGGTCCCTGGTGCAAGGCTTGCAATGTACAAAGTTTGTTGGCTTGATGGTTGCACAGAAGCAGATATTCTTGCAGCATTTGATGATGCCATCTATGATGGTGTGGATGTTATTTCAGTATCACTTGGATTTTATCGTTCTTTCAACTATTTTGAAGATAGCATTGCTATTGGTTCATTTCATGCAATCAAGAGGGGAATATTTGTATCAAATGGAGCTGGAAATAGTGGACCTACCATGGCAACAGTTATCAATTATTCTCCATGGTCTTTAACTGTGGCTGCAAGCACCATCGATCGTAAAATGGAATCAAAACTTCTTCTAGGAAACAACATATCTATAAAAGTAATTATTTGATATCCACCCTATTTAAGGTTTTTCTTCCCCATAACAAAATGCAACTGCCTCACTCCTTTGATCCTTACAGGGAATTGCTGTAAACACATATACAATGGAGCAACCATGGTATCCTATCATATATGGAAGGTATGTTGCTCATGTTCCTAGAGGCTTTATTTCACATGGATTTAGGCAACTACTGAGATCTATTAATAATATCTAGTTTTCATAATTCATAATGTAGTTCACTATTATTATTAAGATTTAAATAAAGAGTGTGAATTTTAAATAATGTATTAAAGTAAAAAGATAGTGTAGATCAAATAAATGTcttaaaaatatatatcttttaaataatttagaattccATAAGAaatttaaaacatattatattacATTTTATTTTTTCAGAAGTTGTGACTTAAACTCTTCAAATCATATTCAAATGGAAGGAAGGATAGTTCTTTGCGACGATTTCAATGATTTCTTGGATTATACAATTTATCTTGGTCGTGGTGCTGGTCTTATTATAATGAGCGATGAACTTAGTGACATGGCTCTTGTATGGCAAGTTCCTACAACAACGATATCAACTAAGCAAGGAGAAGTTGTATTGTCTTATATCAATTCTACTAGGTAATTGGTTcacataaattatttttaataaataacttAATATATTAACAGTTATGGTAAGTTGTCATTTAATATTATTGATTGCTTTCTACTAGCTCTCCCGTTGCACGAATTCTAAAAACAACCACTCCCAAAGCACCGGCACCCATTGTAGCTTCTTTCTCATCTCGAGGTTATAATCCAATCACATTTGGCATTCTCAAGGTAAGAATTTTTATAATAATGGATTGAAATATAGTTTATGAATTTCACCAAGTGTGCACTAATGTGGTAAAAATTCCCATCTATTGATTAAAAATTTAAGAGTAGCTCAACAGAATGATACAATGGATTTT contains these protein-coding regions:
- the LOC131076969 gene encoding subtilisin-like protease SBT4.14; the protein is MASPRISYLIFSMLCILVLLSAGEDTKLYVVYMGNLPSQANGDSHTAAVSIHHDMLESVHSSREAAQESLKYSYGKSFGGFAAMLSPSQVQQLSNMAGVVSVFQSKQLQLLTTRSWDFIGFPASAQNTNLAYQSDIIIGVIDTGIWPESESYNEVGFGPVPSKWRGECHTTSDFPTCNKKLVGAKFYRTNGTIPSGEFLSPRDGHGHGTHTSSTAAGNHINNASVYGIGQGSARGGVPGARLAMYKVCWLDGCTEADILAAFDDAIYDGVDVISVSLGFYRSFNYFEDSIAIGSFHAIKRGIFVSNGAGNSGPTMATVINYSPWSLTVAASTIDRKMESKLLLGNNISIKGIAVNTYTMEQPWYPIIYGRSCDLNSSNHIQMEGRIVLCDDFNDFLDYTIYLGRGAGLIIMSDELSDMALVWQVPTTTISTKQGEVVLSYINSTSSPVARILKTTTPKAPAPIVASFSSRGYNPITFGILKPDITAPGVDIIASWPRNTSLTKNIGDTRLSNFNIISGTSMSCPHSAGVAGFIKSYHSNWSPSAIKSALMTTALVMDPTLFGNGDAEFGYGAGQINPMKAIDPGLVYDIGVDDYVNFLCKEGYNDTTLRLVTGDFSSCDFKESSKNGARELNYPSIMVDAIPGEPIQARFPRIVTNVGVAKSTYKATISAPFGINVIVEPDTLSFSSLNQKLSYNVTIEGGPILTNKLLSGALTWRDGIYNVRSPIAIYVIPK